A stretch of the Arachis stenosperma cultivar V10309 chromosome 6, arast.V10309.gnm1.PFL2, whole genome shotgun sequence genome encodes the following:
- the LOC130934104 gene encoding uncharacterized protein LOC130934104 encodes MATSKGSTSSWSRQRGRHGGSNGNGLKHAENSKVKKVEFSKRKYPKCLCDLYAIISISRTPENPGRLFFGCPLYKEKLPHCKFFAWVDQLFNINLDYDCLEDVAMDGCETTGHVSHMFAANIAGLEHKVMELQSRVDMLEIHQNVVPEIEWKTRCFNVVFVIIMYALLVLVMGVGIASL; translated from the exons ATGGCGACAAGCAAAGGAAGCACTTCTTCATGGAGCCGCCAAAGAGGAAGACATGGTGGATCTAATGGTAATGGTCTCAAACACGCTGAAAACAGCAAAGTAAAAAAAGTTGAATTTTCGAAACGGAAATACCCAAAATGCCTGTGCGATTTGTATGCAATAATCTCCATTTCAAGGACTCCAGAGAATCCGGGTAGACTTTTTTTTGGATGCCCACTATATAAG GAAAAACTACCGCATTGCAAGTTCTTTGCATGGGTTGATCAATTATTTAACATCAATTTGGATTATGATTGTTTGGAGGATGTTGCAATGGATGGTTGTGAGACTACTGGTCATGTTTCACATATGTTTGCTGCTAACATTGCTGGTTTGGAGCATAAAGTGATGGAATTGCAAAGTAGAGTTGACATGTTAGAAATTCATCAAAATGTAGTCCCAGAAATTGAGTGGAAGACGAGATGTTTTAATGTAGTGTTTGTTATTATCATGTATGCATTGTTAGTTTTGGTCATGGGAGTTGGAATTGCTTCTTTGTAA
- the LOC130934105 gene encoding uncharacterized protein LOC130934105: MVSATDASPRTIDLDDSRLTEQKMGVFKYRKGQSTIIEDIDSDRWSLFEASEELKQFGYLQANIVALWYKDPSFDDLETCLEMLKGDTEAIEMCNIAGLRGLVELYVVHDVGDAESFPEVGYVDIRGVAEEGTDDGLGLVFFEGHKAEAARASAEPNEATEGGDGGDEFEVDGSESNDEDSEDPEYMPFDEQGDSAGEVHFTDSDEDFEGDSGFDDGNSVPKKATAGKEKGKGINKFSDEDGADSDELEMDHMIGGDEGDDDNAENDADDISNRVGQRFPVHKPLKDMSSYRWEIGTLYASKQEFKETLLAYAVHTARSIKFKKCDLVKVRAVCQKDCLFWHYAHRVGDESTW; the protein is encoded by the exons ATGGTATCAGCAACGGATGCATCACCGCGAACTATTGACCTTGATGATTCAA GGTTGACTGAGCAGAAGATG GGGGTTTTTAAGTACCGTAAGGGTCAAAGTACCATCATCGAGGACATTGACAGCGATCGTTGGTCTTTGTTTGAGGCCTCTGAAGAACTAAAGCAGTTTGGTTACTTGCAGGCCAACATTGTTGCATTGTGGTATAAAGATCCAAGCTTTGATGATTTGGAGACTTGCTTGGAGATGCTGAAGGGTGACACAGAAGCAATCGAGATGTGCAACATTGCTGGGTTACGGGGCTTGGTAGAGTTGTATGTGGTTCATGATGTGGGCGATGCCGAGTCGTTTCCAGAAGTGGGTTACGTTGACATTAGGGGAGTTGCAGAAGAGGGAACAGATGATGGGCTTGGCTTGGTTTTTTTCGAAGGGCACAAGGCTGAGGCAGCAAGGGCCAGTGCCGAACCTAATGAGGCAACCGAGGGTGGAGATGGGGGGGATGAGTTTGAGGTAGATGGAAGTGAGTCCAATGATGAAGACAGTGAGGACCCTGAGTACATGCCATTTGATGAGCAGGGGGACAGTGCAGGAGAGGTGCACTTCACTGATAGTGATGAGGATTTTGAGGGTGATAGTGGATTTGATGATGGTAATTCTGTACCGAAAAAAGCTACTGCTGGCAAGGAAAAGGGTAAAGGTATAAATAAGTTTAGTGATGAGGATGGAGCAGATAGTGATGAGTTGGAGATGGACCACATGATTGGTGGGGATGAGGGGGATGATGACAATGCTGAGAATGATGCTGATGATATATCAAATCGTGTGGGTCAAAGGTTTCCAGTTCATAAACCTTTGAAGGATATGAGCAGCTATAGATGGGAGATAGGGACACTTTATGCATCCAAACAAGAATTTAAGGAGACTTTGCTCGCATATGCAGTTCATACAGCTAGGAGCATCAAATTTAAGAAGTGTGATTTGGTCAAGGTTAGAGCTGTGTGTCAGAAGGACTGTCTATTTTGGCACTATGCACATAGGGTTGGGGATGAATCCACCTGGTAG